In the genome of Gadus morhua chromosome 12, gadMor3.0, whole genome shotgun sequence, one region contains:
- the LOC115555625 gene encoding protein NLRC3 isoform X2 encodes MASNSSPMDPPTLSEDGCPCNNNRPLQEGSEVALPDQSESERQLAMEAMFEELHKMGKFMGVNAPEGGEEPREEPEEESDSEDSDLTRGARDEVVKLALGFLRNMNQDEIAENVHSKTLAVSCQRNLKSSLKAKSHSLFASFFKQRHPIIYNPLYVSESSGDLNHAPDIRAIEGFTLECSEIFIPLPGKDQPIRTMLTTGVSGIGKTVFIHKFIMEWADGTANQNVHFVFPFSFKELSLLRDRKSSLVELLHHSFYVTKKAEVDNFDKYRVVFILDGLDECRLSLDFKNNEICTDVNQTVSVDAVLTNLIQGNLLPSARIWITTQPAAAVISLIPPEHVDMVTEMRGFTDPQKEEYFRSRFKKKRLASKMLTIIKTSQSLYNMCCVPSFCWITGTVLEHAIATAPSYTMPKNVTEMYIHYLSSHCLPGNAKNHAKLRADPNWNTKIRKLIMALGKLAFDQVNKGIMIFYEEDLQEFGVDIKDAQMYPGIFNHIFKEERELYHDEVFTFGHLSLQEFLAAVYVFAAFINTGVNLLSLTQPTMVRGQLPDVRLIYQSAIDQALMCENGHLDSFVRFVLGLSVQSNQTLLRGVVKQTTSMTNQNTIHYVHKRIRENVPPENIVKLFHFLREMNDPMLVVEMQQYLRAWLSRETLAPAQWSALIFLILSSEMDLALFDLKKYTASEDTLRRLLPIVKASKISLLNGCNLSEGCCEALSSVLGSVSFSLRELDLSANDLQDPGVKLLSPGLRSAHCKLEILRLKSCNLSEASCEVLAAVLSSESCSLKELDLSTNNLRDSGVKLLCAGLESSHCKLETLRLSGCLVTQEGCASLASALSSNPSHLRELDLSYNHPGEVLIQPGAVLLSAGLEDPSWRLHTLGVEHCGEQRLKPGLLKYACELTLEQKSAHRRLCLSADGRGVTLVSERQRCARHADRFDYSRQVLCREGLNSRCYWEVEWTGLVSIGVTYKGITRKGESLECCLGGNEESWSLYCSPDHYTAANNQKGTLVFVPPPPLKAGPGSERVGVFLDWHAGTLSFYRVSSGVRRHVHTFQSRFTERLYPGFGFTPCASGSSVSLCQL; translated from the exons ATGGCAAGTAACTCCTCCCCCATGGATCCGCCCACGCTCTCTGAGGATGGCTGTCCCTGCAACAACAACCG ACCCCTCcaggaggggtcagaggtcgcgcTCCCCGACCAGTCAGAGTCGGAGCGGCAGCTGGCCATGGAGGCCATGTTTGAG GAGCTGCACAAGATGGGGAAGTTCATGGGGGTCAACGCGCCGGAGGGCGGCGAGGAGCCCCGGGAAGAGCCCGAAGAAGAGTCCGACAGCGAGGACAGCGACCTGACGCGCGGCGCCAGAGACGAGGTGGTGAAGCTGGCCCTGGGCTTCCTCAGGAACATGAACCAGGACGAGATCGCTGAGAACGTTCACAGCA AAACCCTCGCTGTTTCTTGCCAACGTAATCTCAAATCTAGTCTGAAGGCCAAGTCCCACTCTCTGTTTGCATCCTTTTTTAAACAAAGACATCCCATCATTTACAATCCACTCTACGTGTCAGAGAGCAGCGGGGATCTCAACCACGCACCAGATATCAGAGCCATTGAAGGATTCACCTTGGAATGCTCCGAGATCTTTATACCCTTACCGGGGAAAGATCAGCCGATCAGAACAATGTTGACCACGGGAGTCTCTGGCATCGGTAAAACAGTTTTCATACACAAGTTCATCATGGAATGGGCCGAcgggacagccaatcagaatgtaCATTTCGTGTTTCCTTTCTCGTTCAAAGAACTTAGTTTGCTCAGAGACAGGAAGTCCAGCCTAGTGGAACTTCTCCATCACTCATTTTACGTCACGAAAAAAGCTGAGGTGGACAACTTTGACAAGTACAGAGTCGTGTTCATCCTGGACGGTCTGGACGAGTGCCGGTTGTCCCTGGATTTTAAGAACAATGAGATCTGTACCGACGTCAACCAAACGGTCTCGGTGGACGCGGTGCTGACTAACCTCATCCAAGGaaacctgcttccctccgctcgcatctggatcACGACCcagccggcggcggcggtgatCAGCCTCATCCCCCCCGAGCACGTGGACATGGTGACCGAAATGAGAGGcttcaccgacccacagaaggaaGAGTACTTCCGGAGCAGGTTCAAAAAGAAGCGGCTAGCCAGCAAAATGCTCACCATTATCAAGACGTCGCAAAGTCTGTACAACATGTGTTGTGTCCCGTCCTTCTGCTGGATCACCGGCACTGTTCTGGAGCACGCCATCGCAACCGCCCCGAGTTACACCATGCCCAAGAACGTGACTGAAATGTACATCCACTACCTGTCGTCTCACTGCCTGCCGGGTAACGCAAAGAATCACGCTAAGCTTCGGGCAGATCCGAACTGGAATACCAAAATCAGGAAGCTCATTATGGCCTTGGGGAAGCTGGCGTTCGACCAGGTGAACAAAGGCATCATGATCTTCTACGAAGAAGACCTGCAGGAGTTTGGGGTGGATATCAAAGATGCTCAGATGTACCCCGGAATCTTCAACCACATCTTTAAAGAGGAGCGGGAGCTCTACCACGACGAGGTGTTCACCTTCGGCCACCTGAGCCTCCAGGAGTTCCTGGCCGCCGTCTACGTGTTCGCCGCCTTCATCAACACGGGGGTCAACCTGCTGTCGTTGACCCAGCCCACCATGGTGCGCGGACAGCTCCCCGATGTGCGCCTCATCTACCAGAGCGCCATCGACCAGGCTCTGATGTgcgagaacggacacctggactcgTTCGTGCGCTTCGTGCTGGGCCTCTCGGTGCAGTCCAACCAGACGCTCCTCCGAGGCGTGGTGAAGCAGACCACCTCGATGACCAATCAGAACACCATCCACTACGTCCACAAGAGGATCCGAGAGAACGTGCCTCCGGAGAACATCGTCAAGCTGTTCCACTTCCTGCGGGAGATGAACGACCCGatgctggtggtggagatgcAGCAGTACCTGAGGGCCTGGCTCTCCAGAGAGACCCTGGCCCCTGCGCAGTGGTCAGCACTGATCTTCCTGATACTGTCTTCAGAGATGGACCTGGCCCTGTTCGACCTCAAGAAGTACACTGCCTCAGAGGACACTCTGCGGAGACTGCTGCCAATAGTCAAAGCCTCAAAAATATCTCT cctaAACGGTTGTAACCTGTCGGAGGGATGCTGCGAGGCCCTCTCGTCCGTGCTGGGCTCCGTCTCCTTCAGTCTCCGGGAGCTGGACCTCAGCGCCAATGACCTGCAGGACCCCGGGGTGAAGCTGCTGTCTCCCGGCCTCCGGAGCGCTCACTGTAAACTGGAGATCCTGAG GTTGAAGAGCTGTAATCTGTCGGAGGCCTCCTGTGAAGTTCTCGCCGCAGTCCTGAGCTCAGAGTCCTGTAGTCtgaaagagctggacctgagcacCAACAACCTGAGGGACTCTGGGGTGAAGCTGCTCTGTGCCGGACTGGAGAGCTCCCATTGTAAACTGGAAACTCTGAG gttgtctggctgcctggtcacacaggagggctgtgcttctctggcctcggctctgagctccaacccctcccatctgagagagctggacctcaGCTACAACCACCCAGGAGAGGTGCTGATCCAACCAGGAGCggtgctgctctctgctggcctGGAGGACCCCAGCTGGAGACTACACACACTCGG tgtggagcactgTGGAGAGCAGCGGCTAAAGCCTGGTCTGCTCAAGT ACGCCTGTGAGCTGACCCTGGAGCAGAAGTCCGCTCACCGGAGGCTGTGTCTGTCGGCCGACGGCCGCGGGGTGACCCTGGTGAGCGAGAGGCAGCGCTGCGCTCGCCACGCCGACCGCTTCGACTACAGCCGGCAGGTGCTCTGCCGGGAGGGCCTGAACAGCCGCTGCTACTGGGAGGTGGAGTGGACCGGGCTGGTCTCCATCGGCGTCACCTACAAGGGCATCACCAGGAAGGGCGAGAGCTTGGAGTGCTGCCTGGGAGGGAACGAGGAGTCCTGGAGCCTGTACTGCTCCCCGGACCACTACACGGCCGCCAACAACCAGAAGGGAACGCTGGTGTtcgtcccgccgccgccgctgaaGGCCGGCCCGGGCtcggagagggtgggggtgttccTGGACTGGCACGCCGGCACGCTGTCCTTCTACCGAGTGTCCTCGGGCGTGCGGCGACACGTCCACACCTTTCAGTCCCGGTTCACCGAGCGGCTGTACCCCGGCTTTGGCTTCACGCCGTGTGCCTCTGGGTCCTCGGTGAGCTTGTGTCAGCTCTGA
- the LOC115555627 gene encoding E3 ubiquitin-protein ligase RNF14, translated as MNENLDAQEDELLALESIFGPEVFVRAADGTRAAAAGELRVSVELPQDFFVAVKDGDAFVYYGVSSLPTLTLRFELPEGYPSSSPPTFTLGCSWLTDAQVFALDAQLAALYQATGGAVVLFSWVQFLKEDALSILNVNSLLVLPYNVNSPPCSEDVTSPAPNSGSDRADRAAAPRDIRDSEGAAGLAPALKDFPLIDNLPDEEEPSDGGGTTARTVNSPDDDDDDDVDDDYTAPLSSESTDGVPALNQSTSKPDGSSRGAAAHLPEACGRPCSSSSTPPAAAAAPAPPPRAPSSSQTLLSVILLHDAAQRQRRFAESVRDCGVCLAPVLGAKCMQLRDCEHVHCEPCLAQYCTGLIAEGNVRGVTCPHPRCKATPTPAQVRRLVGDDLFYRYERLLFQTTLDSMTDVVYCPRVFCASAVIVEPGSDVAQCSVCSFAFCVACRQSYHGRGPCPAAGPPRRTANEERDYADIPHSLEGMMALWEDYCSGSAQRKKLLEQRYGTRVLNTSMSNYLNEGWYVNNETKNCPYCKATIQKNGGCDHMHCAVCERHFLWENLPINKYVP; from the exons ATGAATGAGAACCTGGACGCTCAGGAGGATGAGCTGCTGGCTCTGGAAAGCATCTTCGGCCCCGAGGTGTTCGTGCGGGCGGCGGACGGGACGCGCGCGGCCGCCGCGGGGGAGCTGCGCGTGTCCGTTGAGCTGCCGCAGGACTTCTTCGTAGCTGTCAAAGACG GCGATGCCTTCGTTTATTACGGAGTCTCGTCGCTTCCAACGCTGACTCTCAGGTTCGAGCTGCCGGAGGGTTATCCATCCTCCAGCCCCCCGACGTTCACTCTCGGCTGCAGCTGGCTGACCGACGCACAG gtgTTTGCGTTGGACGCTCAGCTCGCTGCTCTGTACCAAGCCACCGGCGGCGCTGTTGTGCTCTTTTCCTGGGTGCAGTTCCTCAAAGAAGACGCCTTAAGCATCCTAAACGTCAACTCTCTGCTGGTGCTTCCCTATAACGTAAACAGCCCTCCTTGTTCTGAAGATGTTACCTCCCCTGCTCCGAACTCTGGCAGCGACCGCGCCGACCGGGCCGCGGCTCCCAGAGACATCCGAGACTCTGAGGGGGCGGCCGGCCTCGCTCCAGCCCTAAAGGATTTTCCGCTAATCGATAATCTCCCCGATGAGGAGGAACCCTCAGACGGGGGCGGTACGACCGCTCGGACTGTGAACAgtcctgatgatgatgatgatgatgatgttgatgatgattaCACTGCACCTCTCAGCTCAGAGAGTACAGACGGCGTTCCCGCCTTAAACCAAAGCACCTCAAAACCAGACGGCAGCTCACGTGGGGCGGCGGCCCATCTCCCCGAGGCCTGCGGCCgtccctgttcctcctcctccacccctccggcCGCTGCGgcggcccccgcccccccgccgcgggccccctcctcctcccagactCTGCTGTCCGTCATCCTGCTCCACGACGCCGCCCAGAGGCAGCGGCGGTTCGCGGAGAGCGTGCGGGACTGCGGCGTGTGTCTGGCGCCCGTGCTGGGCGCCAAGTGCATGCAGCTCAGGGACTGCGAGCACGTGCACTGCGAGCCCTGCCTGGCCCAGTACTGCACCGGCCTGATCGCCGAGGGCAACGTGCGCGGCGTCACCTGCCCGCATCCCCGCTGCAAGGCCACGCCCACTCCGGCACAG GTGAGGAGGCTCGTGGGAGACGACCTCTTCTACCGCTACGAACGTCTCCTGTTCCAGACCACTCTGGACTCGATGACGG ACGTGGTGTACTGCCCGCGGGTGTTCTGCGCCAGTGCGGTGATCGTGGAGCCCGGCAGCGACGTGGCCCAGTGCTCCGTGTGCAGCTTCGCCTTCTGCGTGGCCTGCAGACAGAGCTACCATGGGAGGGGGCCCTGTCCGGCAGCCGGCCCCCCCAGGAGGACAGCCAACGAGGAGCGGGACTACGCAGACATCCCACATTctctgg AGGGTATGATGGCGCTCTGGGAGGACTACTGCAGTGGCAGCGCTCAGAGGAAGAAGCTGTTGGAGCAGCGCTATGGCACCCGGGTCCTGAATACCTCCATGTCGAATTACCTGAACGAAGGCTGGTACGTCAACAACGAGACCAAAAACTGCCCTTACTGCAAGGCCACAATACAG AAAAATGGTGGATGCGACCATATGCATTGTGCCGTCTGTGAGCGGCATTTCTTATGGGAAAATCTGCCGATCAACAAGTACGTACCGTAG
- the LOC115555625 gene encoding protein NLRC3 isoform X1, translated as MASNSSPMDPPTLSEDGCPCNNNRPLQEGSEVALPDQSESERQLAMEAMFEQRKGQIISFVMKELHKMGKFMGVNAPEGGEEPREEPEEESDSEDSDLTRGARDEVVKLALGFLRNMNQDEIAENVHSKTLAVSCQRNLKSSLKAKSHSLFASFFKQRHPIIYNPLYVSESSGDLNHAPDIRAIEGFTLECSEIFIPLPGKDQPIRTMLTTGVSGIGKTVFIHKFIMEWADGTANQNVHFVFPFSFKELSLLRDRKSSLVELLHHSFYVTKKAEVDNFDKYRVVFILDGLDECRLSLDFKNNEICTDVNQTVSVDAVLTNLIQGNLLPSARIWITTQPAAAVISLIPPEHVDMVTEMRGFTDPQKEEYFRSRFKKKRLASKMLTIIKTSQSLYNMCCVPSFCWITGTVLEHAIATAPSYTMPKNVTEMYIHYLSSHCLPGNAKNHAKLRADPNWNTKIRKLIMALGKLAFDQVNKGIMIFYEEDLQEFGVDIKDAQMYPGIFNHIFKEERELYHDEVFTFGHLSLQEFLAAVYVFAAFINTGVNLLSLTQPTMVRGQLPDVRLIYQSAIDQALMCENGHLDSFVRFVLGLSVQSNQTLLRGVVKQTTSMTNQNTIHYVHKRIRENVPPENIVKLFHFLREMNDPMLVVEMQQYLRAWLSRETLAPAQWSALIFLILSSEMDLALFDLKKYTASEDTLRRLLPIVKASKISLLNGCNLSEGCCEALSSVLGSVSFSLRELDLSANDLQDPGVKLLSPGLRSAHCKLEILRLKSCNLSEASCEVLAAVLSSESCSLKELDLSTNNLRDSGVKLLCAGLESSHCKLETLRLSGCLVTQEGCASLASALSSNPSHLRELDLSYNHPGEVLIQPGAVLLSAGLEDPSWRLHTLGVEHCGEQRLKPGLLKYACELTLEQKSAHRRLCLSADGRGVTLVSERQRCARHADRFDYSRQVLCREGLNSRCYWEVEWTGLVSIGVTYKGITRKGESLECCLGGNEESWSLYCSPDHYTAANNQKGTLVFVPPPPLKAGPGSERVGVFLDWHAGTLSFYRVSSGVRRHVHTFQSRFTERLYPGFGFTPCASGSSVSLCQL; from the exons ATGGCAAGTAACTCCTCCCCCATGGATCCGCCCACGCTCTCTGAGGATGGCTGTCCCTGCAACAACAACCG ACCCCTCcaggaggggtcagaggtcgcgcTCCCCGACCAGTCAGAGTCGGAGCGGCAGCTGGCCATGGAGGCCATGTTTGAG CAACGCAAGGGGCAGATCATCTCTTTTGTGATGAAGGAGCTGCACAAGATGGGGAAGTTCATGGGGGTCAACGCGCCGGAGGGCGGCGAGGAGCCCCGGGAAGAGCCCGAAGAAGAGTCCGACAGCGAGGACAGCGACCTGACGCGCGGCGCCAGAGACGAGGTGGTGAAGCTGGCCCTGGGCTTCCTCAGGAACATGAACCAGGACGAGATCGCTGAGAACGTTCACAGCA AAACCCTCGCTGTTTCTTGCCAACGTAATCTCAAATCTAGTCTGAAGGCCAAGTCCCACTCTCTGTTTGCATCCTTTTTTAAACAAAGACATCCCATCATTTACAATCCACTCTACGTGTCAGAGAGCAGCGGGGATCTCAACCACGCACCAGATATCAGAGCCATTGAAGGATTCACCTTGGAATGCTCCGAGATCTTTATACCCTTACCGGGGAAAGATCAGCCGATCAGAACAATGTTGACCACGGGAGTCTCTGGCATCGGTAAAACAGTTTTCATACACAAGTTCATCATGGAATGGGCCGAcgggacagccaatcagaatgtaCATTTCGTGTTTCCTTTCTCGTTCAAAGAACTTAGTTTGCTCAGAGACAGGAAGTCCAGCCTAGTGGAACTTCTCCATCACTCATTTTACGTCACGAAAAAAGCTGAGGTGGACAACTTTGACAAGTACAGAGTCGTGTTCATCCTGGACGGTCTGGACGAGTGCCGGTTGTCCCTGGATTTTAAGAACAATGAGATCTGTACCGACGTCAACCAAACGGTCTCGGTGGACGCGGTGCTGACTAACCTCATCCAAGGaaacctgcttccctccgctcgcatctggatcACGACCcagccggcggcggcggtgatCAGCCTCATCCCCCCCGAGCACGTGGACATGGTGACCGAAATGAGAGGcttcaccgacccacagaaggaaGAGTACTTCCGGAGCAGGTTCAAAAAGAAGCGGCTAGCCAGCAAAATGCTCACCATTATCAAGACGTCGCAAAGTCTGTACAACATGTGTTGTGTCCCGTCCTTCTGCTGGATCACCGGCACTGTTCTGGAGCACGCCATCGCAACCGCCCCGAGTTACACCATGCCCAAGAACGTGACTGAAATGTACATCCACTACCTGTCGTCTCACTGCCTGCCGGGTAACGCAAAGAATCACGCTAAGCTTCGGGCAGATCCGAACTGGAATACCAAAATCAGGAAGCTCATTATGGCCTTGGGGAAGCTGGCGTTCGACCAGGTGAACAAAGGCATCATGATCTTCTACGAAGAAGACCTGCAGGAGTTTGGGGTGGATATCAAAGATGCTCAGATGTACCCCGGAATCTTCAACCACATCTTTAAAGAGGAGCGGGAGCTCTACCACGACGAGGTGTTCACCTTCGGCCACCTGAGCCTCCAGGAGTTCCTGGCCGCCGTCTACGTGTTCGCCGCCTTCATCAACACGGGGGTCAACCTGCTGTCGTTGACCCAGCCCACCATGGTGCGCGGACAGCTCCCCGATGTGCGCCTCATCTACCAGAGCGCCATCGACCAGGCTCTGATGTgcgagaacggacacctggactcgTTCGTGCGCTTCGTGCTGGGCCTCTCGGTGCAGTCCAACCAGACGCTCCTCCGAGGCGTGGTGAAGCAGACCACCTCGATGACCAATCAGAACACCATCCACTACGTCCACAAGAGGATCCGAGAGAACGTGCCTCCGGAGAACATCGTCAAGCTGTTCCACTTCCTGCGGGAGATGAACGACCCGatgctggtggtggagatgcAGCAGTACCTGAGGGCCTGGCTCTCCAGAGAGACCCTGGCCCCTGCGCAGTGGTCAGCACTGATCTTCCTGATACTGTCTTCAGAGATGGACCTGGCCCTGTTCGACCTCAAGAAGTACACTGCCTCAGAGGACACTCTGCGGAGACTGCTGCCAATAGTCAAAGCCTCAAAAATATCTCT cctaAACGGTTGTAACCTGTCGGAGGGATGCTGCGAGGCCCTCTCGTCCGTGCTGGGCTCCGTCTCCTTCAGTCTCCGGGAGCTGGACCTCAGCGCCAATGACCTGCAGGACCCCGGGGTGAAGCTGCTGTCTCCCGGCCTCCGGAGCGCTCACTGTAAACTGGAGATCCTGAG GTTGAAGAGCTGTAATCTGTCGGAGGCCTCCTGTGAAGTTCTCGCCGCAGTCCTGAGCTCAGAGTCCTGTAGTCtgaaagagctggacctgagcacCAACAACCTGAGGGACTCTGGGGTGAAGCTGCTCTGTGCCGGACTGGAGAGCTCCCATTGTAAACTGGAAACTCTGAG gttgtctggctgcctggtcacacaggagggctgtgcttctctggcctcggctctgagctccaacccctcccatctgagagagctggacctcaGCTACAACCACCCAGGAGAGGTGCTGATCCAACCAGGAGCggtgctgctctctgctggcctGGAGGACCCCAGCTGGAGACTACACACACTCGG tgtggagcactgTGGAGAGCAGCGGCTAAAGCCTGGTCTGCTCAAGT ACGCCTGTGAGCTGACCCTGGAGCAGAAGTCCGCTCACCGGAGGCTGTGTCTGTCGGCCGACGGCCGCGGGGTGACCCTGGTGAGCGAGAGGCAGCGCTGCGCTCGCCACGCCGACCGCTTCGACTACAGCCGGCAGGTGCTCTGCCGGGAGGGCCTGAACAGCCGCTGCTACTGGGAGGTGGAGTGGACCGGGCTGGTCTCCATCGGCGTCACCTACAAGGGCATCACCAGGAAGGGCGAGAGCTTGGAGTGCTGCCTGGGAGGGAACGAGGAGTCCTGGAGCCTGTACTGCTCCCCGGACCACTACACGGCCGCCAACAACCAGAAGGGAACGCTGGTGTtcgtcccgccgccgccgctgaaGGCCGGCCCGGGCtcggagagggtgggggtgttccTGGACTGGCACGCCGGCACGCTGTCCTTCTACCGAGTGTCCTCGGGCGTGCGGCGACACGTCCACACCTTTCAGTCCCGGTTCACCGAGCGGCTGTACCCCGGCTTTGGCTTCACGCCGTGTGCCTCTGGGTCCTCGGTGAGCTTGTGTCAGCTCTGA
- the zmat3 gene encoding zinc finger matrin-type protein 3 has translation MMALHMKNREASYYQSAPFCRHFSFTDTGHYLARFPAGPESVMKPPLALFSAPQQPFHHMEALHQLGPPPMAPAQPLGPPPMIPAPALGPPTLMSGQALGPPPMASVHTLRPPLIAQVHNMGPPPMGLPPMAHALVHPPMDHMHVLRTPPLDLSQTMGPPPGSPAHALGPPPLGAPRGARFTLPPGPMSSPPPPAPPPSQPPPRLHGPPPCLPPLPALVPCPLPGRPPPPGPLPGHAAPAGEYLQEEGSPLGVDDPDGGLEELCKPLYCKLCNVTLNSAQQAHAHYQGKNHSKKLRNFYAGSQQPPGARVLEVLESGGPAPLGLGPGEGDTGRQPLYKGATRVILATENDYCKLCDASFSSLAVAQAHYHGKNHAKKLRLAEAQQNSSNTDGSEVPPRRHRKDSSEYRLMKTRRLAQVLPLVPGPYYNPRPRQRIPRDLAMCVTPSGQFYCSMCNSGAEQENEFRLHLESKQHKAKVSELRYRNEMENLGYS, from the exons CAGGCCCAGAGAGCGTCATGAagccccccctcgctctcttcaGCGCCCCCCAGCAGCCCTTCCACCACATGGAGGCCCTGCACCAGCTGGGGCCCCCGCCCATGGCCCCCGCCCAAcccctcggccccccccccatgatCCCCGCTCCGGCCCTGGGACCCCCGACGCTGATGAGCGGTCAGGCGCTGGGCCCCCCGCCGATGGCCTCGGTGCACACTCTGAGGCCCCCGCTCATCGCCCAGGTGCACAacatgggccccccccccatggGGCTCCCGCCGATGGCCCACGCCCTGGTGCACCCCCCCATGGACCACATGCACGTGCTGAGGACTCCACCGCTCGACCTCTCGCAGAccatgggcccccccccagggagtcCCGCGCACGCACTCGGGCCCCCGCCTCTAGGGGCCCCCAGGGGCGCGCGGTTCACGCTTCCCCCGGGCCCCAtgtcctcccccccgcccccggccccgcccccctcccagccGCCCCCCCGGCTCCACGGACCGCCGCCctgcctgccccccctcccggcGCTGgtcccctgccccctccccgggcgccccccccccccggggcccctgcCGGGGCACGCGGCCCCCGCCGGCGAGTACCTCCAGGAGGAGGGCTCCCCGCTGGGCGTGGACGACCCCGACGGCGGCCTGGAGGAACTGTGCAAACCGCTGTACTGTAAGCTGTGCAACGTGACGCTCAACTCGGCCCAGCAGGCCCACGCCCACTACCAG GGAAAGAATCACAGCAAGAAGTTGCGTAACTTCTACGCAGGCAGCCAGCAGCCGCCCGGGGCCCGGGTCCTCGAGGTGCTGGAGTCGGGGGGCCCTGCCCCCCTCGGCTTGGGGCCCGGTGAAGGAGACACGGGCCGACAG CCGCTGTACAAGGGGGCCACGCGGGTCATCCTGGCCACAGAGAACGACTACTGTAAGCTGTGTGACGCCTCGTTCAGCTCGCTGGCCGTCGCTCAGGCCCACTACCACGGCAAGAACCACGCCAAGAAGCTGCGGCTCGCCGAGGCCCAGCAGAACTCCAGCAACAC GGACGGGAGCGAGGTGCCTCCCAGGAGACACAGGAAGGACAGCAGCGAGTACCGACTGATGAAGACCCGGCGCCTGGCGCAGGTGCTGCCGTTAGTGCCAG GGCCGTACTACAACCCGCGGCCCCGGCAGCGTATCCCCCGGGACCTGGCTATGTGCGTGACGCCCAGCGGGCAGTTCTACTGCTCCATGTGCAACAGCGGCGCGGAGCAGGAGAACGAGTTCCGGCTGCACCTGGAGAGCAAGCAGCACAAGGCCAAGGTGTCGGAGCTCAGGTACCGCAACGAGATGGAGAACCTGGGCTACAGctga